From the genome of Candidatus Nitrosocosmicus oleophilus, one region includes:
- a CDS encoding type II toxin-antitoxin system RatA family toxin encodes MTLISTTRIINSSEELIWSLISNIDDDPDFWHGIKAVKNIKREGNTTERETTIAFRHSKCLELVTLTPRRQIAIVIREGPIVGTKTINLAKIDAKKCEIKVDWDIHMNGLMSLFTFTIKKHILKGTDEALERIANKVER; translated from the coding sequence GTGACACTAATATCTACTACCAGAATAATTAATTCTTCAGAGGAATTAATATGGAGTCTTATTTCCAATATTGATGATGATCCTGATTTTTGGCATGGTATAAAAGCTGTGAAAAATATTAAAAGAGAAGGAAATACTACCGAGCGAGAAACTACTATCGCCTTCAGACATTCGAAATGCCTCGAATTGGTAACGCTAACACCTCGAAGGCAAATAGCAATAGTGATCAGAGAAGGACCAATTGTTGGTACAAAGACAATAAATCTAGCTAAAATAGATGCAAAAAAATGTGAAATAAAAGTGGACTGGGATATCCATATGAATGGATTAATGAGTTTGTTCACATTCACTATCAAAAAACATATTTTGAAGGGAACAGATGAAGCTTTAGAAAGGATTGCCAATAAAGTCGAAAGATAA
- a CDS encoding PAC2 family protein → MNISIKMLKEIKLDNFVVFASLPDMGKVGGLVSEHLIKELQVEKFAEIGIFEKPWVKNEKGLVKPVIDTYDFYVNYENKVIIMTGKEQPQDPNNLINLCLTSFNIIKNIGIPKIIYTSGGYHQPQLAQAPKVYAVSTDKETVIKLKSLGINVFDTEIEVITWFNGVVLGVASEMKFNAIGLFGEIMETNEKQPLAAKSILKVFSILENISINTDGFDLEYENQMLDKSKRIDNDGNTSKKSGPGIG, encoded by the coding sequence ATGAATATTTCGATCAAGATGCTCAAAGAAATAAAGTTGGACAATTTTGTTGTTTTTGCCTCTCTGCCAGATATGGGTAAAGTTGGTGGGCTTGTATCAGAACATCTAATTAAGGAACTTCAGGTAGAAAAATTTGCAGAGATCGGAATTTTTGAAAAACCTTGGGTAAAAAATGAAAAGGGATTGGTCAAGCCTGTAATAGATACGTACGACTTTTACGTTAATTATGAAAATAAAGTCATAATCATGACGGGTAAAGAACAGCCACAGGATCCAAATAACCTTATTAATTTATGTCTTACCTCTTTTAACATCATAAAAAATATTGGTATTCCTAAAATTATTTATACGTCTGGAGGATATCACCAGCCCCAATTAGCTCAGGCCCCAAAAGTATACGCAGTCTCAACAGATAAAGAGACTGTTATCAAGCTAAAAAGCCTAGGGATTAATGTCTTTGATACAGAAATTGAAGTTATTACCTGGTTTAATGGAGTAGTTCTTGGAGTTGCAAGCGAAATGAAGTTTAATGCGATAGGTCTTTTTGGTGAAATAATGGAAACCAATGAAAAACAACCCTTAGCCGCAAAATCGATTCTAAAAGTGTTTTCCATTTTAGAGAACATATCTATTAATACCGATGGATTTGATTTAGAGTATGAGAATCAAATGCTCGATAAAAGTAAAAGAATTGATAACGATGGAAATACATCTAAAAAGTCGGGACCTGGTATAGGTTAA
- a CDS encoding M3 family oligoendopeptidase encodes MLKTLKMKTGAWDLSELLKDPIKNEFNKSLGDINTKVTNFEEKKSSLEQNISTTDFLKLIKDSEDIAESLSYVAGYVHLKYAEDTSSNDIGALVTKINIFSSEISNKLLFFDLWFKKVLDEENADRLTKGVPDVYKDYLLHERSMSKYTLNESEEKIINILDVTGISALIKIYDRMTNGFEFEYIEERGTRKIRKTITNKEKLVSLVRSSRSSERVAAYKSLLSTYKKNSGVLGEIYINRILNWNNEYILLRGFPTPISVRNLSNNISDETIRALLSVCRSNSKVFHQYFREKAKILKVKKLERYHLYAPLKTQNQKKVTFGEALKMVLEAFDDFHPEFKNIVQGLVTKKHIHSKLQDNKQGGAFCSTISPKVDPFVLLNFDGTLRDISTMAHEFGHAIHSVLAADKPISVQHPSLPLAETASVFGEMILNDRLLDQVKKKDKKIMLAEQIDDFYATIMRQAYFTIFEISAHEMIGKNSATNIDELSDIYMDNLKEQFGNSLRLSDDFKYEWLYIPHFYHSPFYCYAYSFGNLLVMSLYQQFKNEGRGFIPKYIRILSSGGSKKPEDLLLNEGIDISKEEFWQKGFDLVNDKISEMNKIK; translated from the coding sequence ATGTTAAAGACATTAAAAATGAAAACTGGAGCATGGGATTTGTCAGAACTCTTGAAGGATCCTATCAAGAATGAGTTCAACAAATCACTTGGCGATATCAATACTAAAGTAACAAACTTTGAGGAGAAAAAGTCATCTTTAGAACAAAACATTTCTACAACTGATTTTTTGAAATTAATTAAAGATTCTGAAGATATTGCAGAATCTTTAAGTTATGTTGCTGGGTACGTTCATTTGAAGTATGCTGAAGATACCTCTTCAAATGATATTGGTGCATTAGTCACAAAGATAAATATTTTTTCTTCAGAAATATCAAACAAACTTTTATTCTTTGATTTATGGTTCAAGAAAGTGTTGGACGAGGAAAATGCCGATCGTTTAACAAAGGGAGTTCCAGATGTTTACAAAGATTATTTACTTCATGAGCGTTCCATGTCAAAATATACTCTGAATGAATCAGAAGAGAAGATAATAAACATACTAGATGTTACGGGGATAAGTGCATTAATCAAGATTTATGATAGGATGACAAATGGTTTTGAGTTTGAGTATATAGAAGAAAGAGGAACAAGAAAGATAAGAAAAACTATTACTAACAAGGAAAAGCTGGTTTCTTTGGTGAGAAGTTCTAGATCTTCTGAAAGAGTTGCTGCCTATAAATCGTTGTTGTCAACGTACAAGAAAAATAGCGGAGTTTTGGGTGAGATTTACATCAACCGGATTTTAAACTGGAATAATGAATACATCTTACTTCGAGGCTTTCCAACACCAATTTCTGTAAGAAACTTATCAAACAATATTAGCGATGAGACAATCAGGGCGCTTCTTAGTGTGTGCAGATCTAATTCTAAAGTCTTTCACCAGTATTTCAGGGAAAAGGCAAAGATACTGAAGGTTAAGAAACTAGAGAGATATCATCTTTATGCACCACTAAAAACACAGAATCAGAAGAAAGTTACTTTTGGAGAGGCTCTTAAAATGGTTTTAGAGGCTTTTGATGATTTTCATCCAGAGTTCAAAAATATAGTTCAAGGTTTGGTTACTAAAAAACATATCCATTCAAAGCTTCAAGACAATAAACAGGGTGGAGCTTTTTGTTCAACAATAAGTCCCAAAGTCGACCCTTTCGTACTCTTGAATTTTGACGGTACTTTAAGGGACATTTCAACCATGGCGCATGAATTTGGGCATGCAATTCATAGTGTTCTTGCAGCGGATAAACCGATTAGCGTGCAACATCCTTCCTTACCATTAGCAGAAACTGCTTCGGTATTTGGAGAGATGATACTCAACGATCGGCTTTTGGATCAGGTCAAGAAAAAAGATAAGAAAATCATGTTAGCAGAACAAATAGATGACTTTTACGCAACGATTATGAGACAAGCCTATTTTACGATTTTTGAGATTTCAGCGCATGAAATGATCGGAAAAAATAGTGCTACAAACATAGACGAATTATCAGATATTTATATGGATAATTTAAAAGAACAATTTGGAAATTCATTAAGGTTATCCGATGATTTTAAATACGAATGGCTATACATTCCTCATTTTTATCATTCACCCTTCTATTGCTATGCGTATTCATTTGGAAATCTACTAGTAATGTCTTTATATCAACAATTCAAGAATGAGGGTAGAGGATTCATACCCAAATACATTAGGATCCTGTCATCGGGAGGCTCGAAAAAACCTGAAGATTTACTATTAAATGAGGGCATTGACATCTCTAAAGAAGAATTCTGGCAAAAAGGATTTGATCTCGTTAATGACAAAATAAGTGAGATGAACAAAATTAAATGA
- a CDS encoding Sjogren's syndrome/scleroderma autoantigen 1 family protein produces MNNDLIKQGAYYLLRGGTLLSEPCKKCGNLQIKYKEDVICMNCQHIEQGRMEPQETSVSNIETKKEIPNVRSGEDDKGTLNTLDDIHEVLSQVEHKVLQSLAMLNVEQDLTASPKRFRKYLKIVQTSLKTIEMIKHIKKL; encoded by the coding sequence ATGAATAACGATTTGATTAAACAGGGAGCTTACTATCTGTTGAGAGGAGGTACTCTCCTTTCAGAGCCTTGCAAAAAATGTGGAAATCTTCAGATAAAATATAAGGAAGATGTAATTTGTATGAATTGTCAACACATAGAACAAGGTAGAATGGAACCACAAGAAACCTCTGTAAGTAATATCGAGACTAAAAAAGAGATCCCCAATGTGAGGAGCGGAGAAGATGATAAAGGGACTCTGAATACTCTCGATGATATCCACGAAGTGTTAAGTCAGGTAGAACATAAAGTTCTTCAAAGCTTAGCAATGCTCAACGTGGAACAGGATTTGACGGCCAGTCCAAAAAGATTCAGGAAATATTTGAAAATTGTTCAAACTAGTTTGAAAACTATTGAGATGATTAAACATATCAAAAAGCTATAG
- a CDS encoding PadR family transcriptional regulator: protein MISDWLSRVGSAIPRGFSRHYILELLAEQPMTGKEIIDKAIVQTGGKWKPSPGLIYPLLGRLLEEGLIEEHENGRYRITKKGISIASDIKSAHNIMQKQLEVMFRIGNMGKFMTMDLIDRISAIGSTLSSNLDRMTEEEKNKYKDFLVNELKKLNNQEKIQVDDRKVDDRTIT, encoded by the coding sequence ATGATATCTGACTGGTTGTCCCGTGTAGGAAGTGCTATTCCTAGAGGGTTCTCTCGCCATTATATCTTGGAGCTTTTAGCTGAACAACCAATGACGGGTAAGGAGATCATCGACAAAGCAATAGTTCAAACAGGGGGAAAATGGAAACCATCTCCGGGCCTCATCTATCCATTACTGGGAAGACTACTAGAGGAAGGATTAATTGAAGAACACGAAAATGGTAGGTATCGAATAACTAAGAAAGGGATTTCCATAGCCTCAGATATCAAATCAGCGCATAATATAATGCAAAAACAACTGGAAGTAATGTTCAGGATTGGAAATATGGGAAAATTCATGACCATGGATTTGATTGATAGGATTTCGGCAATAGGATCCACACTAAGTTCAAATTTGGACAGAATGACAGAAGAAGAAAAGAACAAGTACAAGGACTTTTTAGTAAATGAATTAAAGAAACTTAACAATCAGGAGAAAATTCAAGTTGATGATAGAAAAGTTGATGATAGAACCATAACTTGA
- a CDS encoding 30S ribosomal protein S13, with protein MECSFISKLSVEEFKHILRIAGKDIEGSKKSVVALSEVKGVGYNLSQVILQTLNINPYLRVGFLTDKELSDIENSIRNIGTIGVPNWYLNRRKDMDSGADIHLITSDLDFTKSNDIEREKSVMSWRGYRHMFGLRVRGQCTRTTGRKATAVGVKKASGKAPAGAAGSK; from the coding sequence ATGGAATGCTCATTTATAAGCAAGTTGTCAGTCGAAGAGTTTAAACATATTCTAAGAATAGCCGGTAAAGATATCGAAGGCAGCAAGAAGTCAGTAGTTGCATTAAGTGAAGTTAAAGGTGTTGGTTATAATTTGTCACAAGTAATATTGCAGACTTTGAACATTAATCCATACTTAAGGGTAGGATTTTTGACTGATAAAGAACTTTCTGATATTGAGAATTCTATTAGAAATATTGGAACAATCGGAGTTCCTAATTGGTATCTTAATAGAAGAAAAGATATGGATTCAGGAGCTGACATTCATCTAATTACATCAGATTTGGATTTTACCAAATCAAATGATATTGAGAGAGAGAAGTCTGTTATGAGTTGGAGAGGATACAGGCATATGTTTGGTTTGAGAGTTAGAGGTCAGTGCACTAGAACCACGGGCAGGAAGGCCACCGCCGTGGGGGTCAAGAAGGCATCAGGAAAGGCACCAGCTGGAGCAGCAGGGTCGAAATAA
- a CDS encoding 30S ribosomal protein S4 — MGDPRKSKKNYNRPRSIWTSDQISSELYVVGSYGLRNKRELWKAQTEIARIRNQARALLSLSIDVRHEKETQLLNYISRLGLVSSGSSLDDVLNLKIEDILERRLQTIIMKKSNLKSPYQARQLVVHGHVSLGNRKINLPGYLVRKEEESQILVHFTPAIETSESIKNN; from the coding sequence GTGGGAGATCCTAGAAAATCAAAGAAGAATTATAACCGACCGCGTAGCATTTGGACAAGCGATCAAATAAGTTCAGAGTTGTATGTAGTCGGTTCTTATGGTTTAAGAAATAAACGTGAGTTATGGAAGGCTCAGACAGAAATTGCCAGGATAAGGAATCAAGCTCGTGCCCTTTTATCTTTATCGATTGATGTAAGACACGAAAAGGAAACACAGCTATTAAACTATATTTCTAGACTTGGTCTTGTTTCTAGCGGTTCATCCCTGGATGACGTTTTGAACTTAAAGATAGAAGATATTTTGGAGAGACGATTGCAAACAATCATAATGAAAAAATCCAATCTGAAATCACCATATCAAGCTCGCCAGTTGGTTGTGCATGGCCATGTCAGCTTAGGAAACCGAAAGATAAATCTGCCAGGCTATTTGGTAAGGAAAGAGGAAGAGTCTCAGATACTAGTGCATTTTACCCCTGCGATTGAAACCTCAGAATCTATCAAAAACAATTGA
- a CDS encoding CDC48 family AAA ATPase has protein sequence MTTKNTIEVPLKIAETKINFVGKGLALVDPKILGDLQLNVGDVLKLKGKKGLTYVKLSEGLSSDYGRRIIRIDGYTRGILESGIDDHIMVSPVGIVSVAKEVQLIPLEELEYSGFKNSLGRLLDGRVISRSDTIPINLVGKKIIFLVNFLNPSTGPLLVKTTTKFSIGSFKKNRSHAFERINYEDIGGIRSSILKIREMIELPIRHPELFEKLGIDAPKGVLLYGPPGTGKTLLAKAVANETNASFFTISGPEIVSKFYGESEKRLRETFEQAQEKSPSILFIDELDSIAPKREDVSGEVERRIVSQLLTLMDGINSRGKIIVIGASNRPNAIDPALRRPGRFDREIEIGIPDDAGRLDILNIHTKGMPLGRDVDLGRLSRLTHGFVGADLEALTKEAAIRSLRRLMPQVNIDQTPIPQDLLDKITITDSDFNDALKDVTPSASREFSIQKPTVKWSEIGGLDSLKEELVDLIDWLLNHSEIYEIAGIRPPKGLLLYGMPGTGKTLLAKAVASNSGANFISIKGAELLSKWAGESEKAIQEVFRKARQLAPCFVFFDEFDAIALQRKTEREGTDSSAKMMSQILTEMDGIENLDGVFVIGATNRIDLIDGALLRPGRFDRIIEIPVPTVESRRQIVKIHLKKKPLDETTVTIDRILKLTDGFTGAQIEGMINHASILALRDYLRNHRKAEVTNANTINRKLKKQDLKNFRITFEHFRLAKESIVTSAKGHNIIR, from the coding sequence ATTACTACGAAGAATACTATTGAAGTTCCCTTAAAAATAGCAGAAACCAAAATTAATTTTGTGGGCAAAGGCTTGGCCCTAGTGGATCCTAAAATACTTGGTGATCTTCAGCTAAATGTCGGGGATGTTTTGAAATTAAAAGGAAAAAAAGGTCTCACATATGTCAAACTGTCTGAAGGGTTATCATCAGATTATGGCAGGAGGATAATTCGAATTGATGGTTATACCCGAGGTATTCTGGAAAGTGGAATAGATGATCATATTATGGTTAGTCCGGTTGGAATTGTGAGTGTGGCTAAGGAAGTTCAGTTGATCCCATTGGAAGAGCTAGAGTATTCAGGGTTTAAGAATTCACTAGGTAGGCTGTTGGATGGACGGGTAATCTCCAGATCGGATACTATCCCAATTAATCTGGTTGGGAAAAAGATCATTTTTTTGGTAAATTTCTTGAATCCTAGTACTGGTCCTCTACTAGTAAAAACAACCACAAAATTTTCGATCGGTAGTTTTAAGAAGAATAGGTCCCATGCTTTTGAAAGAATTAATTATGAGGATATTGGCGGAATTAGAAGTTCAATTCTCAAAATACGTGAAATGATTGAATTGCCAATTAGGCATCCGGAATTATTCGAAAAATTAGGAATTGATGCACCCAAAGGTGTATTGTTGTATGGTCCACCAGGCACAGGAAAAACACTGCTTGCAAAAGCAGTTGCAAATGAAACAAACGCTTCCTTCTTTACCATAAGTGGGCCTGAGATAGTAAGCAAGTTTTATGGTGAAAGTGAGAAAAGACTGCGGGAGACCTTTGAACAAGCGCAAGAGAAATCTCCATCAATACTTTTTATTGATGAACTAGATTCTATCGCTCCAAAACGGGAGGATGTATCAGGTGAGGTTGAGAGACGTATAGTATCACAGCTTTTGACACTGATGGATGGGATAAATTCTAGGGGTAAGATTATTGTGATAGGTGCATCAAATAGACCAAATGCTATAGACCCCGCCCTTAGACGACCAGGGAGATTTGATAGAGAGATTGAAATAGGTATTCCTGATGATGCTGGAAGACTGGATATACTAAATATCCATACAAAGGGGATGCCCCTTGGTCGGGATGTTGACCTAGGACGGTTATCGAGACTAACACATGGATTTGTCGGTGCAGATTTGGAGGCCTTAACAAAAGAAGCTGCAATACGCTCACTAAGGCGTTTGATGCCACAAGTTAATATTGATCAAACCCCTATTCCACAAGATTTACTCGATAAAATAACGATCACTGATTCAGATTTTAATGATGCTTTGAAAGATGTTACTCCCTCAGCTAGCAGAGAGTTCTCTATCCAAAAACCAACTGTCAAGTGGAGCGAAATAGGTGGCTTGGATTCATTAAAAGAAGAGTTAGTAGACCTGATCGATTGGCTATTAAATCATTCTGAAATATATGAAATAGCCGGTATACGACCTCCAAAAGGCTTACTGTTATATGGAATGCCCGGAACAGGAAAGACTCTGTTGGCAAAGGCTGTCGCTTCAAATTCTGGTGCAAACTTTATCAGCATAAAGGGTGCCGAATTGTTATCTAAATGGGCCGGAGAATCTGAGAAGGCGATCCAGGAGGTTTTCAGAAAGGCTAGACAGCTAGCTCCGTGTTTTGTTTTTTTTGATGAATTTGACGCAATAGCACTTCAAAGGAAAACTGAGAGGGAGGGAACAGATTCATCTGCAAAAATGATGAGTCAAATTCTAACGGAGATGGATGGAATTGAAAATTTAGATGGTGTATTTGTCATTGGTGCTACCAATAGGATTGATTTGATAGATGGTGCTCTTTTGAGACCTGGACGCTTTGATAGGATCATAGAGATCCCTGTTCCAACAGTCGAATCCAGAAGACAAATTGTCAAGATACATCTTAAAAAAAAGCCTCTTGATGAAACAACCGTGACCATTGATAGAATTTTAAAATTAACTGATGGATTCACTGGTGCTCAAATTGAAGGCATGATTAATCATGCATCAATTTTAGCTCTAAGGGACTATCTAAGAAACCATAGAAAGGCCGAGGTAACTAATGCTAATACCATAAATAGGAAACTAAAAAAACAGGATTTAAAGAATTTTAGAATTACTTTTGAACATTTTAGATTAGCAAAAGAAAGTATTGTGACAAGCGCAAAGGGCCACAACATTATACGCTGA
- the glmS gene encoding glutamine--fructose-6-phosphate transaminase (isomerizing) — protein MCSIIGYSGKLISAAPLLVESLKKMEYRGYDSVGIATLNDGNILVSKGVGKVAEVDKEMDLNKLPGQIGIGHTRWATHGSVNDKNAHPHYSCSSNIAVVHNGIIENYQELKTELTRDGHTFKSQTDSEVIAHLLEKCYQESDSNVKETMMKTCQALKGSFAFVAIFENGIIAGARFDEPLIVGISDSALFLSSDVLGFLKYTDKSVFLDNGDIVIIDHNTYRIFDLNKRIVARPITQVAWELGSTEKGKYAHHTIKEIHEQSLTLLKPFQEFNDFQNFCEFIRDASNVYITGSGTSYNCGLLGKQLLSKFAKIKTEVIMSSEFQYYSDSLEPNSVVIAISQSGETADVLHSVKKAKENGAKILSIVNVPTSSLARMSDSILTLNCGPEIGVAATKSFMGQLMLIYKIVNILSSGQMPFDKFNQRNLLMMVKKVLNSDGIIQNLVSSLDTNIKDIYILGRSIHYPIALEGSLKIKELAYIHAEGIAAGELKHGPLALIDKESVVVVLNPTDETYQDVISSSNEIKSRGAYIIGISNKKNEVYDRFVELPDVDSYLYPILEIIPLQLMSYYLALKKQVDPDYPRNLAKSVTVK, from the coding sequence GTGTGTTCAATTATAGGGTATAGTGGGAAGTTAATCTCTGCGGCTCCATTGTTAGTTGAGAGCTTAAAAAAGATGGAATATAGAGGTTATGACAGTGTTGGAATTGCAACCTTAAATGACGGAAATATTTTAGTGAGTAAGGGAGTAGGAAAAGTTGCAGAAGTTGATAAAGAAATGGACCTCAATAAACTTCCTGGACAAATTGGAATAGGTCATACCCGTTGGGCAACTCATGGGAGCGTAAACGATAAAAATGCTCATCCACATTATTCATGTTCATCCAATATTGCTGTAGTTCATAACGGAATAATAGAAAATTACCAAGAATTGAAAACAGAGTTAACAAGAGACGGTCATACTTTCAAAAGTCAGACTGACAGTGAGGTTATTGCCCATCTGTTGGAAAAATGCTACCAAGAATCTGACTCTAATGTGAAAGAAACTATGATGAAAACCTGTCAGGCCCTTAAAGGATCTTTTGCCTTTGTTGCTATTTTTGAAAATGGTATTATTGCCGGTGCACGATTCGATGAACCCTTGATAGTAGGAATATCTGATAGTGCTTTGTTTCTATCTAGCGATGTATTAGGTTTCCTGAAATACACCGATAAATCTGTTTTCTTGGATAATGGCGATATTGTAATAATTGATCATAATACTTATCGAATATTTGATTTGAATAAACGAATTGTAGCCAGACCTATAACTCAGGTTGCATGGGAACTAGGGTCTACTGAAAAAGGAAAGTATGCACACCACACTATAAAAGAAATTCATGAACAGTCATTAACTCTATTGAAACCATTTCAAGAATTCAATGATTTTCAAAATTTTTGTGAATTCATTAGAGATGCATCCAATGTTTATATCACTGGTAGCGGAACAAGCTATAACTGTGGATTGTTGGGAAAGCAACTCCTTTCAAAATTTGCAAAGATAAAAACCGAGGTAATTATGTCAAGCGAATTTCAATATTATTCGGACTCTTTGGAGCCTAATTCAGTTGTAATAGCCATTTCCCAAAGTGGTGAAACGGCTGATGTTTTGCATTCAGTAAAGAAAGCAAAAGAAAATGGTGCTAAAATTCTTTCAATTGTGAATGTACCTACTTCGTCTCTGGCACGAATGAGTGATTCTATTCTTACCTTGAATTGTGGTCCCGAAATAGGAGTTGCTGCCACAAAGAGTTTCATGGGCCAGCTGATGTTAATATATAAAATTGTAAATATTTTATCGAGTGGTCAAATGCCATTTGATAAATTTAATCAAAGGAATTTACTAATGATGGTAAAAAAGGTGTTGAACTCGGATGGTATTATTCAAAATCTAGTTTCATCCCTGGACACTAATATTAAGGATATATACATTTTGGGGAGGTCCATCCATTATCCGATTGCCTTAGAGGGATCTCTAAAAATTAAGGAGTTGGCCTATATACATGCAGAAGGTATCGCCGCAGGTGAGTTAAAGCACGGACCACTGGCGTTGATTGACAAAGAGTCCGTAGTTGTTGTCTTAAACCCTACCGACGAAACCTATCAGGACGTTATTTCTAGTTCGAATGAAATTAAATCACGTGGGGCCTATATAATTGGTATTTCAAACAAAAAGAATGAGGTATATGATCGGTTTGTGGAATTACCTGATGTTGATAGCTACCTTTATCCAATTCTTGAAATCATCCCATTACAACTAATGTCATACTATTTGGCCTTGAAGAAACAAGTAGATCCAGATTACCCTAGAAATTTGGCTAAATCCGTGACCGTAAAATGA
- a CDS encoding ArsR family transcriptional regulator translates to MGIEKKIIYEKEGRLYEKKIIVFEKQKEIQVLSNPIAWKILRLISDRPRYTAQIAKELEIYEQSAYYYVRKLVSIGAIEETGSYFVKGGTAKLYSATSPAFGIEMEWGENLSIEYNLNDWKKTTEFLTARKFLKEFIDENNKFDGLVIVGSPNPHGIFKTSARDGHYAIQLAFFLGNICNLPQGFVVKLDEDAKAEKELEDNNLIIIGGPGTNIVSSEFNRYLPIKFNEENYWSGLVDKPGRIYHLDNLGIIAKFKNPFNEKKSIILIAGVRSIGTKSGVIAFTNFSKKTFSDYSGDEQEWEALVQGYDMDSDGKIDYVDIEKVVRT, encoded by the coding sequence ATGGGGATCGAAAAAAAAATAATTTATGAAAAGGAGGGTAGACTCTATGAGAAAAAAATTATAGTGTTTGAAAAACAAAAAGAAATCCAAGTTTTATCAAATCCGATCGCCTGGAAGATACTAAGGCTGATTTCCGATAGACCCAGGTATACTGCTCAGATAGCCAAAGAATTAGAGATATACGAACAGAGCGCTTATTACTATGTCAGAAAATTGGTTTCGATTGGAGCAATTGAAGAAACAGGATCATATTTTGTCAAGGGCGGAACTGCCAAACTTTACTCGGCCACCAGCCCCGCCTTTGGTATCGAAATGGAATGGGGTGAAAATTTATCAATTGAATACAACCTAAATGATTGGAAAAAAACCACAGAATTCTTGACTGCTAGAAAGTTTCTAAAGGAGTTCATCGATGAAAATAACAAATTCGACGGGTTAGTCATAGTAGGATCTCCTAATCCCCACGGGATCTTCAAAACATCTGCAAGAGATGGGCACTATGCAATTCAATTGGCTTTTTTTTTAGGAAATATATGCAATTTGCCTCAAGGCTTTGTTGTAAAGTTAGATGAAGATGCGAAGGCCGAGAAGGAGTTAGAAGATAATAACTTGATCATAATCGGTGGTCCAGGAACAAATATAGTTTCTTCTGAATTCAATAGGTATTTACCAATTAAATTTAATGAAGAAAACTATTGGTCAGGCCTCGTGGACAAACCTGGGAGAATTTACCACCTAGACAATTTGGGAATTATTGCAAAATTTAAAAATCCATTTAATGAAAAAAAATCAATAATTTTGATCGCCGGAGTGAGATCAATTGGAACTAAATCCGGTGTAATTGCATTTACTAACTTTAGTAAAAAAACATTTTCAGATTATTCAGGAGATGAACAGGAATGGGAAGCCTTGGTTCAAGGCTATGACATGGATAGTGATGGCAAAATAGATTACGTAGATATAGAAAAGGTTGTAAGAACGTGA